The region GTTTCAGGTTGATGAACGGTTCGTCGCGACGCAACTGCACGACCACGAAGATACTCAAGCCCACTACGGCAACGACGAAAGCATTCGTGATGAAGCTCGACCCGAACCAGTCCTTGCGGCCGCCCTCTTCCAGCACGATCTGCAATGCGCTGAGGCCGATCGCCATCGTCGCGATGCCGAGCCAGTCGGCCTTGCGCAAGCGGTCGAGATGCACCGGCTCGGCCTTGATCGACCAGCCGATCGCCGCGAGCAGCGCAAGCGCGGGCGGAATCTGCAGATAGAAAATCCAGCGCCACGAGTACATGTCGGTGAGCCAGCCGCCGAGCGATGGCCCCGCCGCCTGCGCAACGTTATTCGCGACGGCGAACAACGCCATGCCGAGCGGATGCCGCGACGCGGGCAGCTCCGTGACGATCAGCTGAAACGACAGTGGAATCAGCACGCCGCCGAACGCGCCCTGAAACGCGCGCGCGACGATCATCGCGTCGATGGTGGGCGCCACCGAACACACCAGCGAAAAAACCAGAAACCCACTCGTGCCGACCAGCATCACGCGCCGGATGGAAAACACTTTCACGAGCCAGCCCGTCAATGGAATCACGATGATCTCCGCGACCAGATACGCGGTGGTGATCCACGAGCCCTCCTCGAAACTCGCGCCGAGCGAGCCGCGAATGTCGGGCAGCGACGCGTTGGTGACGTGCACGTTCATGCCGGCCATGAAGCAGCCGAACACGCCGCCGAGCACCGCCACCCACGCGCGCCAAGACACCGGCTCGTGACGGCGGGAAGCCGTCGCCGCCGCGCTCATGAACGGCTCGCGACGGGTTGCACGGCGTCGTCGCCGGTATGGACGCGCGCGATCACCGACATGCCGGGCCGCAACGCCAGCGCATCGCGCGGGCCGCCGTCCACGCGGATCTTCACTGGAATGCGCTGAACCACCTTGGTGAAGTTGCCGGTGGCATTGTCCGGCGGCAATAGCGCGAACTGCGCGCCCGAGCCCGGTGCGATGCTCGCCACGCGTCCATGCAGCGTGTGCCCGGCGTAGGTATCGACGTCGATCTCGACCGCCTGGCCCGCACGCATCGCGGCGACCTCGGTCTCCTTGAAGTTGGCGATCACATAGACGTCCTGCAACGGCACCACCGCGAGCAACGGCTGTCCGGTCTCGACATACTGGCCGACGCGCACCGCGCGCTGGCCGATCGTGCCATCGCCGGCCGCGCGAATCGTCGTGTGATCGAAATCCAGTTGCGCGAGCGAGAGTGCCGCGCGCGTCATGCCGAGCTGGGCCTGTGCCTGCTCGATCGTCGCGAGGCTTTGCGCGCGTCGCTTGAGCAACACGGTTTGCTGCCCGCGTTGCGCCTGCACGGAGGCGTCGGCCTTCGCGAGCGCGGCGTCGGCGGTGAGCGCGTCGGCATGCGCCTGCTCCCAGCGCTGCGCGCTCGATGCCTGTTCGGCGGCCAGTTGCCGGTAGCGCTCGGCGTCGGCCTTGCGGCGGATCGCGCCGGCCTGCGCCGCCGCCACGTCCGCTTGCGCGGCGGCCGTCAGGCTGCCTTGCTGGGCGATCTGGGCGTCGAGCGTCGCGAGGTTCGCCTGGTCCGCATGCAGGGTCGCGAGCGCGGCATCGACACTCGCCCGCGCGCGGCTCAGTTTCGCCGCGTAGTCGGCGCTGTCGATCCGCGCAAGCACATCGCCCTTGCGCACCGGCTGATTGTCGTCGACCTCGACGCTCGTCACGTAACCCGGCACGCGCGAACTGACGGTGACGACATCGGCGCGCACGTAGGCGTCGTCGGTGCTCTCGATGAAGCGGCCGACGGTCCACCAGCGGATGCCCACGACGACCAGCACGACCACGGCGACGGTTGCCCCCGCCACGATCAGATTGCGTTTGCTCAGCGGCGACGACTTGCCGGGAACGACGGTAGTACTCATATCGGGACCTTTGAAAAAAATAACGAATCCATCGTGACGACGATGCGCTGCGATGGGGTTCAACGTGATGCAGTTCAACGACGATGCAGTTCAACGACGATGTGGTGCGCCAGCCGTCTACCGCTGCCAGCCGCCACCCAGCGCCTTGAACACCGCGACCTGATCGACAGCCAGGTCCTGCGCCGACGCGGCCAGCGCCGCATCGGCCGCGACGAGCGTGCGTTCGGTGTCGAGCACATCGAGGAAATCCAGCGCGCCCGCCTGGTAGTTCAGTTCGGCGAGGTGGAACGCGCGGGCGTCGTTGGCGCGCGCATCCTGCAACGCGTGTTGTCGCGTCCACTGCGCGCCGTAGAACGTCAGCGCCTGCTCGGATTCCTTCAGCGCGGTCAGCACGTCGCGATCGAACGCGGCAAGCGCCTCGGCGTTGCCGGCCTTCGCCTGCGCGAGGCGCGCGCGGCTCGCGGCCAGATTCGGAAAGCGCCAGCTGATCAACGGGCCCACGCCCCAAGCCATCGCGTATTGGTCGCCGAGCGATGCGAGACTGCCGGTGGTCGACAGCACATTCACCGAGCCGCCCAGCACGATCGACGGATACAGCTCGGCGTGCGCCACGCCGACACGTGCATCGGCGGCGGCCAGCCTGCGTTCCGCCTCGCGCAGATCGGGGCGGCGGCGCAGCAGCGCGGCGCCGTCGCCGACCGGAAACGGCGCCGCGAGCACCGGCGTTACGCGGCAGGCGTCGGCCTGCGCCGGAAACTCGCCGGGCGGACGACCAAGCAACACCGCGAGATCGAACAGCGCCGCGCGGCGCTCGCCTTCTAGCGTGGGCAGCGTGGCGCGCGTTTCGTCGAGAAAACCCCGTGCGCGCGTGACTTCGAGATCGGACACGAGGCCACGGTCGCGCTGCCGCGTGGTGAGTTCGAGCACGCGTTGCGCGACGCCGAGCGAGCGGTGCGCGACGTCGATGCGTGCGCCGCTCGAGCAGGTGCGCAGATAGGCTTCGGTGGTCGCCGCGACGACCGACACGCGCACGGCGTCCGTTGCGGCCTGCATCGCGTCGGCGTCCGCATGCGCAGCGTCGACGAGATGGCGCACGCGTCCCCACAGATCGATTTCGTACGACACCGTGAACGACGGCGAGTACGCCCAGCGCGTGTCGGCCGAATCGCGACGCGCCGCCGCGACGGTTTGATCGGCGCTCTGCTTGCCGTAGTTGCCGCCGAGCGCCAGTTGCGTATCGGGCAGTTGCGCGGCGCCCGCTTCGCTCAACACCGCCCGCGATTTCGCGAGACGCGCGAGCGCGACCGCGAGATCGCGGTTCCGATCGAGCGCTTGCTGAATGAGCCCGTCGAGCACGGGGTCCTGGTAGAGACGCCACCAGTCGTCCGCTAACGGTTGCGCGGTGACGGGCGCGTGTCCGGTGGAGACGAATGGTGCGGAGGCGGCGGCCGGCGTCGAGGGTGCGCGATACGGCGCATCGAGTGAACAGGCCGAGGCGAGTAACGAGAGCGCACCGATGCTTGCGCGGCGTAAGAAGTAATCAGCAAGACGGCGAGCCACGCGATGAACGGTGCGAAAAACGGTGCGATAAGCGCCCGGAAGAACCATGACAAATGCCCGGCAGTGGATTCGGAGGACAGATGGTAGAGTCCTGCGATCCGGTCATCTCTCGCAGAATTGCCATGCATCGTCGCGAAATAGACAACTTCGGTTTCGTCGAAAGTCAGAAGGCACTCGAAGTCTCGCCGGTCGTCGTGCTGGCCACTGACCAGCCCGCCCGCGCGGAATTTCCGCCGCACGCGCACAGCAGCGCGCAATTGCTCTACGCGATTTCCGGCGTGATGATCGTGCGGGTCGCGGGCGGCAGTTGGATCGTGCCGACCGGACGCGCGGTCTGGGTGCCGGGCGGCGTGCGCCACGAGATCCAGATCGCCAGCGACGCGCAGGTCCGCACCGTCTACGTCGCCGCCGGCGCCGACGCGTGCGCGACCTTGCCCGGCGAATGCCGCGTGATCCTTGTGAGCGCGCTGTTGCGCGAGTTGATCGTGACGGCAGCCGGCATCGGTCCGGCCAGCGACCACGGCGAGCGCGAGCGGCGCGTGCTTGCGCTGATCCTCGATGAAATCGCGGTGGCCGAACCGCTGCTGTTGCACGTGCCGATGCCGCGTCATCCCGCGTTCGCGGAACTGTGCGCGGCGTTGATTGCGCAGCCGTCGCTGGAGGCGTCGTTGCAGGGCT is a window of Paraburkholderia sp. D15 DNA encoding:
- a CDS encoding DHA2 family efflux MFS transporter permease subunit, with the translated sequence MSAAATASRRHEPVSWRAWVAVLGGVFGCFMAGMNVHVTNASLPDIRGSLGASFEEGSWITTAYLVAEIIVIPLTGWLVKVFSIRRVMLVGTSGFLVFSLVCSVAPTIDAMIVARAFQGAFGGVLIPLSFQLIVTELPASRHPLGMALFAVANNVAQAAGPSLGGWLTDMYSWRWIFYLQIPPALALLAAIGWSIKAEPVHLDRLRKADWLGIATMAIGLSALQIVLEEGGRKDWFGSSFITNAFVVAVVGLSIFVVVQLRRDEPFINLKLLGRYNFGIASLMQFLFGGAVFAVVFLVPNYFAELQGYNARDIGVLMVPYGLVQFVMSFLTPPLMRRTSARTTIIAGFTLVAIGCLMNIHLNVDASANVVVPSLIVRGIGQSLVVVALGVMAVDGIEKSQLGSASGLFSMVRNLGGAIGIAIASQIVVEREKLHASRIGEAITPFNGAYRDRMVEMVRTLSGAHIGRVDALASAGLGDARAAALGVIDKVVGREALLMAYSDTFLLAGVAMLGCTVAAFALRGRGKGRG
- a CDS encoding HlyD family secretion protein; translated protein: MSTTVVPGKSSPLSKRNLIVAGATVAVVVLVVVGIRWWTVGRFIESTDDAYVRADVVTVSSRVPGYVTSVEVDDNQPVRKGDVLARIDSADYAAKLSRARASVDAALATLHADQANLATLDAQIAQQGSLTAAAQADVAAAQAGAIRRKADAERYRQLAAEQASSAQRWEQAHADALTADAALAKADASVQAQRGQQTVLLKRRAQSLATIEQAQAQLGMTRAALSLAQLDFDHTTIRAAGDGTIGQRAVRVGQYVETGQPLLAVVPLQDVYVIANFKETEVAAMRAGQAVEIDVDTYAGHTLHGRVASIAPGSGAQFALLPPDNATGNFTKVVQRIPVKIRVDGGPRDALALRPGMSVIARVHTGDDAVQPVASRS
- a CDS encoding efflux transporter outer membrane subunit; its protein translation is MARRLADYFLRRASIGALSLLASACSLDAPYRAPSTPAAASAPFVSTGHAPVTAQPLADDWWRLYQDPVLDGLIQQALDRNRDLAVALARLAKSRAVLSEAGAAQLPDTQLALGGNYGKQSADQTVAAARRDSADTRWAYSPSFTVSYEIDLWGRVRHLVDAAHADADAMQAATDAVRVSVVAATTEAYLRTCSSGARIDVAHRSLGVAQRVLELTTRQRDRGLVSDLEVTRARGFLDETRATLPTLEGERRAALFDLAVLLGRPPGEFPAQADACRVTPVLAAPFPVGDGAALLRRRPDLREAERRLAAADARVGVAHAELYPSIVLGGSVNVLSTTGSLASLGDQYAMAWGVGPLISWRFPNLAASRARLAQAKAGNAEALAAFDRDVLTALKESEQALTFYGAQWTRQHALQDARANDARAFHLAELNYQAGALDFLDVLDTERTLVAADAALAASAQDLAVDQVAVFKALGGGWQR
- a CDS encoding helix-turn-helix transcriptional regulator encodes the protein MHRREIDNFGFVESQKALEVSPVVVLATDQPARAEFPPHAHSSAQLLYAISGVMIVRVAGGSWIVPTGRAVWVPGGVRHEIQIASDAQVRTVYVAAGADACATLPGECRVILVSALLRELIVTAAGIGPASDHGERERRVLALILDEIAVAEPLLLHVPMPRHPAFAELCAALIAQPSLEASLQGWAEHAGMNARTFARAFQRETGMTHGAWCRHTRVLLSLPQLASGASVLDVALDHGYDSPSAFTAMFRKVLGVAPSEYFR